The nucleotide sequence CTCGGGCCAGATCGCACAACCGGGACAGGTCACGGGCGAAGTCGATCGCCCCCGTGGTCGCCTGCGCGCCGCGTTCGAAACCCAGCAGAGTCATGGCGGCCGTCCAGCCGCTGCCGACTTCGCCCACTACATTGGCAACGCCGGTTCGGGCGTCGGCGAAGAAGACCTCATTGAACGGGGAATGTCCGGCGGCATTGATGATCGGCCGAACCACCACGGCAGGCTGGTCCATCGGCACCAACAACAACGACAGCCCCTGGTGCTTGGGCGCAACGGGATCCGTTCGCGCCAAGACAAAGATCCAATTGGCGGTGGATCCGGCCGATGTCCAGATTTTCTGACCGTTGATCACCCACTGGTCACCATCGAGTACGGCTCGGGTCCGCACAGAGGCCAGATCCGAGCCGGCCTCAGGCTCAGAGAAACCCTGGCACCAGCGATCGTCGCCGGTGAGGATGCGCGGCAGGAAATGCCGCTTCTGCGCTTCGGTTCCCAGGGCGATCAACGTGTTGCCCAGCAGATCGACCCCGAACAGATCGTTCTCCTCGCGCTCGGGTGCTCCCGTGCGGGCGAACTCTTCGGCGAGCACCACCTGCTCGACGGGGGAGTGACCGCCCCCGCCGTACTCCTTGGGCCAGGACACCGCGATCAACCCGGCTGCCACCAGGAGTTGGCGCCACCTCGCAGCGAAGGCCTTGCGGTCCTGCACCGCCAGAGCGCCGGGCCCCGACCAGCCGCACGGCAGGTGCTCGTCCAAGAACGCGCGGACCCGCTCGCGAAACTCTTCCGCCTCGGGCGGGTAAGCGACGTCCACGTGCGGCGCCCTGCTCAGGGCCGCCGCTTGGTTGCGGGCAGAATCTCCGGAGCGGCCCGCCAGTCGTCGAGTCCATACTCGACGGTGCCGTAGCACAGCTTTCCGCCGGTGACCTCGGCCCAGTGCGCATGATTGAGCTGATGGATCTTGAAGCACCCGTCCAGCGCCGTGGTGAAACCCATGGCGTCCACGGTCTGGTTCACCGATTCCTTGATGAGCAGCGCAGCCATCGTCGGTAGCTTGGCGATGCGGCGCGCAAATTCGATCGCGCAATCGGCTAGATCCTCGCTCGGAAATACCTTGCTCACCATGCCCAACGCGTGGGCTTCGTCCGCGCCGATCGAGTCGCCGGTAAGCAAGAGCTCCTTGGCCTTGCGCGGGCCGAACTCCCACGGGTGGCCGAAGTACTCGACTCCACACATGCCGAGACGGGTGCCCACGACATCGGCGAACACGGTGTCATCGGCAGCGACGATCAAGTCACAGCACCAGGCCAACATCAAACCCGCCGACAGCACCGTCCCGTGCACCTGGGCGACGGTGATCTTGCGCAGATTGCGCCACCTCTTCGTGTTCTCGAAGTAGTAGTGCCACTCCTGGCGGTTGCGTGACTCCACCCCGCCATAGGTGCCGCCATTGCACTGATAGGTGGGGTGCTGGTCGGGCCCCGGGGCGCGTTCCCGGACATCATCGGCCGAGCCCAGGTCGTGCCCGGCGGAAAAGGCGGGCCCCTCGCCGCGCAGGATGACCACCCGGACGGTGTCGTCAGCTTCGGCAAGTTCGAAGGCGGCACCCAACTCCACCAGCATTCCGCGCGTTTGCGCGTTGCGCTGTTTCGGGCGGTTCAGGGTGATCGTCGCGATACGGCCGTCGTCGATCGTTTCGTACCGGACGTATGTGAAGTCCGGCGCCGCACGCTCCCCGTTGGACCGGCGATCGACTGGACTGACACCGGCGACGTTCATGGCGGCTCCTTACTGCTCACTGGGCGCTGAACGGGTGATCTGTGCGAGGTTACGCGGCTACGGACCAGTATGTCCATAGCCAATACGGCCTATCGGAGTTCAACGACAGATAAACTCGCATGCAAATTGGGTCTTGTGCGCAGTCAAGTATCTTGCTAGTACTGTGGTATACCTACAGAAGACGCGATCACGGCGCCACGCATCAGGGCCGGGGACAGACCAGAAGGGTTAATGATGGAGATCGGAATATTCCTCATGCCGGCCCATCCGCCGGAACGCACTCTTTACGACGCCACCCAGTGGGACCTCGACATCATCGAACTGGCCGACCAACTCGGCTACGTCGAAGCCTGGGTCGGCGAACACTTCACCGTGCCGTGGGAGCCGATCTGCGCCCCGGATCTACTGTTGGCCCAGGCGCTGCTGCGTACCAAGCAGATCAAGCTCGCACCCGGCGCGCACCTGCTGCCCTATCATCACCCGGTCGAACTTGCCCATCGCGTAGCGTATTTCGATCACCTGGCACAGGGCCGCTTCATGCTGGGCGTCGGAGCCAGCGGTATCCCAGGAGACTGGGCACTCTATGACGTGGACGGCAAGAATGGCGAGCATCGCGAGATGACCCGCGAAGCTCTCGAAATCATGTTGCGGATCTGGACCGAAGACCAACCCTGGGAACATCGCGGAAAGTACTGGAACGCCAACGGTATTGCGCCGATGTTCGAAGGTCTGATGAGGCGCCACATCAAGCCCTACCAAAAACCCCACCCACCGATCGGAGTAACCGGGTTCAGCGCCGGCTCGGAAACCCTCAAACTGGCCGGCGAGCGGGGCTACCTTCCGATGAGCCTGGACCTGAACACCGAGTACGTCGCGACCCACTGGGATGCGGTCCTCGAAGGCGCCGCCCGCAGCGGCCGGACGCCCGACCGCCGCGACTGGCGACTCGTGCGTGAGGTGTTGGTGGCGGAGACCGATGAGCAAGCATTCCGGTACGCCGTCGACGGGACCATGGGGCGAGCCATGCGCGAGTACGTCCTGCCGACCTTCCGAATGTTCGGCATGACCAAGTTCTACAAGCACAACCCCTCGGTGCCCGACGACGACGTGACCCCGGAGTACCTCGCCGAAAACACCTTCGTGGTCGGCTCGGTGGACACCGTGGTCGACAAACTCGAAGCCACCTACGACCAGGTCGGCGGATTCGGTCACCTGTTGGTTCTCGGA is from Mycobacterium marinum and encodes:
- a CDS encoding acyl-CoA dehydrogenase; translated protein: MDVAYPPEAEEFRERVRAFLDEHLPCGWSGPGALAVQDRKAFAARWRQLLVAAGLIAVSWPKEYGGGGHSPVEQVVLAEEFARTGAPEREENDLFGVDLLGNTLIALGTEAQKRHFLPRILTGDDRWCQGFSEPEAGSDLASVRTRAVLDGDQWVINGQKIWTSAGSTANWIFVLARTDPVAPKHQGLSLLLVPMDQPAVVVRPIINAAGHSPFNEVFFADARTGVANVVGEVGSGWTAAMTLLGFERGAQATTGAIDFARDLSRLCDLARARGLDSDPRIRDRLAWCYSRTQIMRYRGYRSLTWALNGLLPGAEAAISKVIWSEYFQRYTELAVEILGLDALCPSGPGNGEALVVPQAGTANSPACWMDELLYARAATIYAGSSQIQRNVIGEQLLGLPKEPRREAVH
- a CDS encoding enoyl-CoA hydratase, yielding MNVAGVSPVDRRSNGERAAPDFTYVRYETIDDGRIATITLNRPKQRNAQTRGMLVELGAAFELAEADDTVRVVILRGEGPAFSAGHDLGSADDVRERAPGPDQHPTYQCNGGTYGGVESRNRQEWHYYFENTKRWRNLRKITVAQVHGTVLSAGLMLAWCCDLIVAADDTVFADVVGTRLGMCGVEYFGHPWEFGPRKAKELLLTGDSIGADEAHALGMVSKVFPSEDLADCAIEFARRIAKLPTMAALLIKESVNQTVDAMGFTTALDGCFKIHQLNHAHWAEVTGGKLCYGTVEYGLDDWRAAPEILPATKRRP
- a CDS encoding LLM class flavin-dependent oxidoreductase — protein: MEIGIFLMPAHPPERTLYDATQWDLDIIELADQLGYVEAWVGEHFTVPWEPICAPDLLLAQALLRTKQIKLAPGAHLLPYHHPVELAHRVAYFDHLAQGRFMLGVGASGIPGDWALYDVDGKNGEHREMTREALEIMLRIWTEDQPWEHRGKYWNANGIAPMFEGLMRRHIKPYQKPHPPIGVTGFSAGSETLKLAGERGYLPMSLDLNTEYVATHWDAVLEGAARSGRTPDRRDWRLVREVLVAETDEQAFRYAVDGTMGRAMREYVLPTFRMFGMTKFYKHNPSVPDDDVTPEYLAENTFVVGSVDTVVDKLEATYDQVGGFGHLLVLGFDYRENPGPWKESLRLLAEEVMPRLNARIAKKPGGPHKPPKPEAAIV